The Zerene cesonia ecotype Mississippi chromosome 11, Zerene_cesonia_1.1, whole genome shotgun sequence sequence CTTGTTAACTAACGCACCAACGAAAAcaaggttatttttaatatagtcgCTACAACGACTCGTCTTGTTAACTAACGCACCAACGAAAAcaaggttatttttaatatagtcgCTACAACGACTCGTCTTGTTAACTAACGCACCAACGAAAAcaaggttatttttaatatagtcgCTACAACGATTCGTCTTGTTAACGCACCAACGAAAAcaaggttatttttaatatagtcgCTACAACGACTCATCTTGTTAACGCACCAACGAAAACaaggttaatttttaatgtagtcGCTACAACGACTCGTCTTGTTAACGCACCAACGAAAACaaggttaatttttaatatagtcgCTACAACGACTCACGTTACTTTCGCACTAACGAAAACAGAATATCGTCGCCACAACGACACATCTCGTTAGCACACCAACGTTACGACGATAACAGCTTCTTCACCTACAGCCATTCAGCAAACTGCACCACAATACATCACAAAACATTTTGCTTCTTCGTTTTCATTTTGTCTTCGGTTTTGAGATTCTGCAAGTGATGCAGTTATCAACGAACTTACGTACGAACTTTGTCATGCACGTCCTGCCGTTCGTTCAAACCAAGACGATATGGACGACGCTGGACAATCTTCGTAATGTCGATTAATCGTATTTCTAGATGACCTGTATTGATCCGCGACGAAGCTACACCATGGGAAAAAGTCAACAGACTTCAACTCAGGTGACAAATCAGTATCAACGCATTTAagatcaaaacaatttttcgtACTAGACCtactacaaattaaaacattattagcGATATAATTACACATTCGGATGACACAATCGCATAAAACCTTGTGTTAAAATTTCCCTACCTACTAAGATGTCATTACTTAGANNNNNNNNNNNNNNNNNNNNNNNNNNNNNNNNNNNNNNNNNNNNNNNNNNNNNNNNNNNNNNNNNNNNNNNNNNNNNNNNNNNNNNNNNNNNNNNNNNNNNNNNNNNNNNNNNNNNNNNNNNNNNNNNNNNNNNNNNNNNNNNNNNNNNNNNNNNNNNNNNNNNNNNNNNNNNNNNNNNNNNNNNNNNNNNNNNNNNNNNNNNNNNNNNNNNNNNNNNNNNNNNNNNNNNNNNNNNNNNNNNNNNNNNNNNNNNNNNNNNNNNNNNNNNNNNNNNNNNNNNNNNNNNNNNNNNNNNNNNNNNNNNNNNNNNNNNNNNNNNNNNNNNNNNNNNNNNNNNNNNNNNNNNNNNNNNNNNNNNNNNNNNNNNNNNNNNNNNNNNNNNNNNNNNNNNNNNNNNNNNNNNNNNNNNNNNNNNNNNNNNNNNNNNNNNNNNNNNNNNNNNNNNNNNNNNNNNNNNNNNNNNNNNNNNNNNNNNNNNNNNNNNNNNNNNNNNNNNNNNNNNNNNNNNNNNNNNNNNNNNNNNNNNNNNNNNNNNNNNNNNNNNNNNNNNNNNNNNNNNNNNNNNNNNNNNNNNNNNNNNNNNNNNNNNNNNNNNNNNNNNNNNNNNNNNNNNNNNNNNNNNNNNNNNNNNNNNNNNNNNNNNNNNNNNNNNNNNNNNNNNNNNNNNNNNNNNNNNNNNNNNNNNNNNNNNNNNNNNNNNNNNNNNNNNNNNNNNNNNNNNNNNNNNNNNNNNNNNNNNNNNNNNNNNNNNNNNNNNNNNNNNNNNNNNNNNNNNNNNNNNNNNNNNNNNNNNNNNNNNNNNNNNNNNNNNNNNNNNNNNNNNNNNNNNNNNNNNNNNNNNNNNNNNNNNNNNNNNNNNNNNNNNNNNNNNNNNNNNNNNNNNNNNNNNNNNNNNNNNNNNNNNNNNNNNNNNNNNNNNNNNNNNNNNNNNNNNNNNNNNNNNNNNNNNNNNNNNNNNNNNNNNNNNNNNNNNNNNNNNNNNNNNNNNNNNNNNNNNNNGGCTGACGACTTAATGTTAGCGCAAGTAGCCGTATTTATATTGGGCTCCGTTGAAACTTCATCAAGTACACTTTCTTACTGCCTCCATGAACTTGCATATCATCCTGAAGAACAGGTAATAtactaaagaaaaatttatagtaGCACTCTAAAATAACTGCCATTCttgcatgaaattttaaataatcgtttACATTTTTACCGCCTGcaggaaaaattatttaaagagatCGACGAAGCACTTAAAAGAACCGGAAAGGACATTTTAGAGTATGACGActtaatgcaattaaaatatttatcttccTGCCTTCATGGTATGTATTGgatgtttattttcctttttattgtCGATAACTttcgtaattatttaacttataacCGAATGTTTTTTCAGAAACACTACGTAAATATCCACCAGTTGCTTTCCTGGACAGAATATGTAATAAGAGGTATAAGCTAAACGATGATGTTACAATTGAAAAAGGCATACCGGTATTTGTAAATGTACTCGCAATACATTACGACGAAAAGATATTCCCTGAACCTGAAAAGTGGCGTCCCGAGAGAATGAACGCGTCGTCCGACAATGATAATCTTCAATTTACATTCTTGCCTTTCGGAGAAGGACCCCGGTTTTGTATAGGTAAAATAGTTAAATCATTTCACaattcaaacattaatttatgcgTGTGTGAACGTGACTGCGAAAACGTACAAACGTTCCATTCATGGGTGATGTAATTGATTTGACATTATTgctgatttttaattttgtaattttgtaatcactctctttattaatttaaacttgtttcattgcaaatgaaaatatcgttctatcatatacatatttatttacaggaaAACGATACGGAATGATGCAAATGCGAACAGCTTTGGCACagctattacataaatacaaattggAGCCTGCGAGCCCTTATAAGGTGGAAAGCGATCCATACAGCGTTATTCTGGCGCCTGCCGACGGTGGCACCGTCAAATTTGTACCACGATAAAtcttgtgattttttttaaataacatttatttaattaaatagaaacattATGTATGACTGATACGCATTTCTTATaagtacttattaaataatttacagtaattctgattattaaattatatcaattaatatttatcgctttttattttctaaaagtatataaattccGTTATCAATTATTACGATTAatacgtattaaaaattaacgtttcgtctcattaatttttatgcatttttattataatctgcAAACcgataaaaatgtcaaaataataatgaaatggaACCAACGGATTAACATTATGTTACATAGTGATAAGTGATAAAATAGATAAGATTTTCTATGACATTCCAATCTAAACACTAAAACTCTACCCAgtagaaaatatacaataagttattgtaatttataggGTTTTTCAATGTGGATTTTGGCACAACCATACGCCGCCAAAATCTACGCAAATCTACcgaaaaaaaataccgaaatAGATCTTAGttgacattataatatatatttattgatacaatGTTAACATCATGTGTTGTTACGCGGTTCTTCAATTTAAGTGCATCATCAATagcattttatacatattattaggTTTCAAGATAACGTTGGGAGACAACTTTTTCATCTCTTCAAATAGCATGTTATGTATGAACCAAGGAATCAATCGTGAGATAGGCATTATGTTGACAAATTAAGAATGGAGTTTATTGTCTGGATATTTGGAAAGACTTCCTTTGATTTCCTatgattatttgtaaatatgatATTCGTGTTGATATATTTTGGAGCGCGTAtcataattgtgttttatttagcAAAGTAGATAAGCTAGTTTAAGACtccataacaaatattttcattacacaTTATACGACCACGTTCGTTATGTACGATTTTTTCGTACGATGTTATTattgtgaattaaaaaaaacaataacacgaATAGACTCTTAAAGCATTATTTGTACCCTAAATTTGATCATAATCTTGTTGCTAATCcacataatattcaatttttttaaatcaacttTAGAACAAAATCgattaaatttgtaacattCTACATATTAGAAGAATGATAATAAAGCTGATgaataaaactgttttcttttttacctACTACTATAGGTACTGACTGACTACTGACTATGTTAAGACAAGATCATTGAGCAGAAAAAATACGCCAGGCTTAAATGCTTAGCAAATTCGTGGATACttagatattaaaagaatTGTCTTCTTCTTTTCtttgcaattaattattattggttGGATTTTAGaacgattatttttaacaaaaagctaaaccatattaaaattgtaagaactgaccaaatttaaatggaaccacccactttcaaataaaaacagtgtcaaaatcggttcacccagtaaaaagttatgagtgaacacaaaaaatacatagtatGTGTTGGTTGTCCGTTATTGTgtgaatattatatcaatattgcgTACAATATAATTGCTATTCTAACATGGAGTAAGTACACATATAATATGGCATATCATAGGGGtacctttaattttattacgatgttattaaataaaatcagccatcaaaaatatatcttgCTATTTTGCAATACCCACAATGCTTTAATACCTACCAACCTTATGCATTCGTAGAATATGGGTAGCAATCATTACTcatatatcatattacatCATTATTCATTTCTTGACCAA is a genomic window containing:
- the LOC119830198 gene encoding cytochrome P450 3A31-like gives rise to the protein MLAQVAVFILGSVETSSSTLSYCLHELAYHPEEQEKLFKEIDEALKRTGKDILEYDDLMQLKYLSSCLHETLRKYPPVAFLDRICNKRYKLNDDVTIEKGIPVFVNVLAIHYDEKIFPEPEKWRPERMNASSDNDNLQFTFLPFGEGPRFCIGKRYGMMQMRTALAQLLHKYKLEPASPYKVESDPYSVILAPADGGTVKFVPR